In a genomic window of Urocitellus parryii isolate mUroPar1 chromosome 11, mUroPar1.hap1, whole genome shotgun sequence:
- the LOC113177365 gene encoding T-cell surface glycoprotein CD1a-like — protein MLFLLLPLITALFPGGDSEFGFEEPVSYHIMWMLSFHNHSWAHLWSGWLGELQIHSWNSRSGALIFLYPWSRGNISNEVVMDVERTFQILIISIKEFVIDDLMLEDPFDLQVAIGCELHSGKSWVGSVQVAIQGHDFMSFQNKTWSPPPMGGREAQEICELFNQDQDNTYSLHMLLSDDCPHFTLGLLDAGKAHLQRQVKPEAWLSSGPSPGPGRLLLVCHVSGFYPKPVWVMWMRGYQEQLGTQRGDILPNADGTWYLQATLDVAAGEAAGLACRVKHSSLGGQDLVLHWAPHSALGWILSAVTVALALLTGLGFWFRKRW, from the exons ATGCTGTTTCTGCTACTCCCCTTGATCACTGCTCTCTTCCCAGGAGGTGACAGTGAATTTG GGTTTGAAGAGCCTGTCTCCTATCATATCATGTGGATGTTATCCTTTCACAACCATTCCTGGGCACATCTGTGGTCAGGCTGGTTGGGGGAGCTGCAGATTCACAGCTGGAACAGCAGGTCTGGTGCCCTCATTTTCCTGTATCCCTGGTCCAGGGGCAACATCAGTAATGAGGTGGTGATGGATGTGGAAAGGACTTTCCAGATCCTCATTATTAGCATTAAGGAATTTGTCATTGATGACTTGATGCTTGAAG ATCCCTTTGATCTGCAGGTGGCAATAGGCTGTGAACTGCACTCTGGGAAGTCCTGGGTAGGCTCCGTGCAGGTAGCTATCCAAGGACATGACTTCATGAGCTTCCAGAATAAAACATGGTCACCACCTCCCATGGGTGGAAGAGAGGCCCAGGAAATCTGCGAGCTGTTCAATCAGGACCAAGACAACACATATTCATTACACATGCTCCTCAGTGATGACTGCCCACATTTCACCTTGGGTCTGCTTGATGCAGGGAAGGCTCATCTTCAGCGACAAG TGAAGCCTGAGGCCTGGCTCTCCAGTGGCCCCAGTCCTGGACCTGGCCGTCTGCTGCTGGTGTGCCATGTGTCTGGATTCTACCCAAAGCCCGTGTGGGTGATGTGGATGCGGGGTTACCAGGAGCAGCTGGGCACTCAGAGAGGTGACATCCTGCCCAATGCAGATGGGACGTGGTATCTCCAAGCAACCTTGGATGTGGCAGCTGGGGAGGCAGCTGGCCTGGCCTGCAGGGTGAAGCACAGCAGCCTAGGAGGGCAGGACCTCGTCCTCCACTGGG CACCTCATAGTGCCCTGGGCTGGATCCTCTCAGCCGTGACAGTGGCCCTGGCTCTTCTGACAGGTCTTGGATTTTGGTTTAGGAAACGCTGGTGA